One Desulfonatronovibrio magnus genomic window, TGACAGGATGATTTGAGTGTCCAGGCTGAGGATACATGGAGTCAAGACTACGTGCATGTTCTGACAGAAGTCCAAACCTACCTGAATTGTCAAGATTTCTTTTGTCAGTCTTCAGAAATCATGGGCCAAGACTGCCCCAGAAATTAGCCGTAGGCTTGGGTAACCGTCATGAGCGTGGGACAACCATCATAATTTTCAGACAGAATGCAGGACTTGTGATGTCAAGGGACGTACATCTTTCCAGTCGCTGGAAAGATGTTCTGCACGCCAAAGATCGTAGCTCTTCTGGAGGTTGAGCCACAAGCCTGGTGTCGTGCTTAGGGCTCGTGAGAGCCTAAGGGCCATGTCAGGAGTCACTGAGCCTCGTTCATTCAATATCTTTGACAAGGTTTTTCTGGATACGCCAAGTGTTTCAGACATGCTGGTTATAGAAATGTTTAGTGGTTCCAAATAATCTTTCTTCAGAATATATCCGGGATGGGATGGCTGTCTTTTCATTGTCATCATAATAGTCACCTTTTAATGGTAATCATCATAGTCAACGACATAAGCATCGCTATCTATGAATTTAAAAAATATTCTCCAATTTCCCGAGACCCGGACGGAATATTGTCCCTTAAGTTTTCCTGATAGCTTATGCAGGTAGGACCCTGGGAAGTTCATATCAATTATGTCATTTGCAGCGTTCAGTCGATCCAGGATTCTGGATATTTTGTCTGCATGCTCGGGACTAATGCCTCTTGTTGATCCATAATAATAAAATACTTCAAGTCCCTTATGCTTAAAGGATTTAATCATACAGAATTATGTAACCGCAATGGTTACGAATGTCAACCTTTGAA contains:
- a CDS encoding HigA family addiction module antitoxin — translated: MMTMKRQPSHPGYILKKDYLEPLNISITSMSETLGVSRKTLSKILNERGSVTPDMALRLSRALSTTPGLWLNLQKSYDLWRAEHLSSDWKDVRPLTSQVLHSV
- a CDS encoding type II toxin-antitoxin system RelE/ParE family toxin, which gives rise to MIKSFKHKGLEVFYYYGSTRGISPEHADKISRILDRLNAANDIIDMNFPGSYLHKLSGKLKGQYSVRVSGNWRIFFKFIDSDAYVVDYDDYH